The Rhopalosiphum maidis isolate BTI-1 chromosome 1, ASM367621v3, whole genome shotgun sequence genome has a segment encoding these proteins:
- the LOC113549162 gene encoding rho GTPase-activating protein 190-like isoform X2 produces MTTAIPRCINVAVVGLSGAEKDKGAVGVGKSCLCNRFMKLSSDDFKDDHISLLSNSDFSGRVVNNDNFLYWGDVIKTSEEGTDYMFRVIEQTEFINDSTFEPFHGVKMDPYIKRCVATKIESPEKLMYICRSQLGIEEKYEQKVLPPGEFNVDGFLCVFDVSVVPGRSIVKQLETVTNILKNIKNTKKPVVLVTTKNDKLNEAYVQELQKLVSHNEFKKAIPFIVETSAYLNVNVDAAFIALAHIIDRFKCRTKIVPYLESVKNGY; encoded by the exons ATGACAACTGCTATACCACGTTGTATTAATGTTGCTGTTGTGGGACTTTCTGGCGCAGAGAAAGACAAAGGAGCAGTGGGAGTTGGTAAATCATGTCTATGTAACAGATTCATGAAATTATCATCTGATGACTTTAAAGATGatcatatttctttattaagcaat TCTGATTTTAGTGGACGAGTTGtaaataatgacaattttttatactggGGAGATGTTATAAAAACGTCGGAAGAAGGTACTGATTACATGTTTCGTGTCATCGAACAAactgaatttataaatgattcaaCATTTGAACCATTTCATG gaGTTAAAATGGACCCATATATCAAACGCTGTGTGGCTACTAAAATTGAATCACctgaaaaattaatgtatatatgtagaagccaattag GTAtagaagaaaaatatgaacaaaaagTGTTACCTCCCGGTGAATTCAATGTTGATGGTTTTTTATGCGTATTTGATGTCAGTGTAGTACCGGGTCGTAGTATAGTAAAACAACTAGAAActgtaactaatatattaaaaaatataaaaaacacaaaaaaacccGTGGTATTAGTAActacaaaaaatgataaactCAATGAAGCATATGTTCAAGAACTTCAAAAACTTGTATCTCATAATGAATTTAAGAAAGCTATACCATTTATTGTTGAAACATCTGCTTATCTGAATGTTAATGTTGATGCCGCTTTTATAGCTCTAGCACATATTATTGATAGATTTAAATGCCGTACAAAAATAGTTCCTTATTTGGAATCTGTTAAAAACGGCTACTGA
- the LOC113549162 gene encoding rho GTPase-activating protein 190-like isoform X1 gives MSYRRLKDNKIYCRLKKQYEMTTAIPRCINVAVVGLSGAEKDKGAVGVGKSCLCNRFMKLSSDDFKDDHISLLSNSDFSGRVVNNDNFLYWGDVIKTSEEGTDYMFRVIEQTEFINDSTFEPFHGVKMDPYIKRCVATKIESPEKLMYICRSQLGIEEKYEQKVLPPGEFNVDGFLCVFDVSVVPGRSIVKQLETVTNILKNIKNTKKPVVLVTTKNDKLNEAYVQELQKLVSHNEFKKAIPFIVETSAYLNVNVDAAFIALAHIIDRFKCRTKIVPYLESVKNGY, from the exons atgagtTACCGACGTCTTAaagacaacaaaatatattg tcgtTTGAAAAAACAATACGAAATGACAACTGCTATACCACGTTGTATTAATGTTGCTGTTGTGGGACTTTCTGGCGCAGAGAAAGACAAAGGAGCAGTGGGAGTTGGTAAATCATGTCTATGTAACAGATTCATGAAATTATCATCTGATGACTTTAAAGATGatcatatttctttattaagcaat TCTGATTTTAGTGGACGAGTTGtaaataatgacaattttttatactggGGAGATGTTATAAAAACGTCGGAAGAAGGTACTGATTACATGTTTCGTGTCATCGAACAAactgaatttataaatgattcaaCATTTGAACCATTTCATG gaGTTAAAATGGACCCATATATCAAACGCTGTGTGGCTACTAAAATTGAATCACctgaaaaattaatgtatatatgtagaagccaattag GTAtagaagaaaaatatgaacaaaaagTGTTACCTCCCGGTGAATTCAATGTTGATGGTTTTTTATGCGTATTTGATGTCAGTGTAGTACCGGGTCGTAGTATAGTAAAACAACTAGAAActgtaactaatatattaaaaaatataaaaaacacaaaaaaacccGTGGTATTAGTAActacaaaaaatgataaactCAATGAAGCATATGTTCAAGAACTTCAAAAACTTGTATCTCATAATGAATTTAAGAAAGCTATACCATTTATTGTTGAAACATCTGCTTATCTGAATGTTAATGTTGATGCCGCTTTTATAGCTCTAGCACATATTATTGATAGATTTAAATGCCGTACAAAAATAGTTCCTTATTTGGAATCTGTTAAAAACGGCTACTGA